The Carassius auratus strain Wakin chromosome 34, ASM336829v1, whole genome shotgun sequence genomic sequence tgactcagagggagtgtcagtcacattaaaaaaagttattggagacacaaaccgttttaaacgattcagttcgatttggtgaactggttcaaaaagatccggttacatcgaatgattcgttcacgaaccggatatcacagaCTGCTTTGTTCTGaactcttacaacagacacggaagagaagacaatgctgaataaagttgtcgtttttgctatttttggaccaaaatgtattttctatgcttcaaaatattctaactgaccctctgatgtcacatggactactttgatgatgtgtttcttacctttctggacatggacagtagaccgtacacacagcttcaatggagggacagagagctctcggactaaatctaaaatatcttaaatggaagtctcactggtttggaacgacatgagagtgagttattaatgacataattatgatttttgggtgaactatccctttaaagtactATCTAAAAACAAGCAAGTTGGTTAAacgaatatcaaaaaaaaaaaaactatgaatttaagctttaaaatagctcttaagttatttgcatttttaaaacatacagattaATAGCATGCCAAGCAAACATAAGCACATAAATTTAAAAgaagttaaaagaagaaaatacatctttgagACGAAAACACACAAGCTTATCTTATAcggttacatttgtttaaaaaaaattattaatacacttatAACTTAACCTTATTCAAAACTCAAAGGCACCCACACTACTGTACATAATgaacatattataaacaaaaaaagaaaactctatatccttaacaataattaaataccTTTACTTAATATGATATAAAACAGTGCTTACCTAAGTCATGATACTactgtctggaaaaaaaaaaagccaccgaATGACTAAAAGACTTCTCAAAAAGACGAAAAAGGAAACCTGAACTGACCAGTTTGGAGCCATCTAAGCAGCTGTACAGAAGCACAAATTGTGAACAAATACCATTCAGACCTTACTGTTAATTATTCTCATAGCCTGCATATAACATTAAGTTAACTTACCTGCCAGAGCGATTGCACTgtcgaggaaaaaaaaactcGCGCTCGTCTCGTCTGACACTTCTCAGGCAACTCGAAGACAAAGCAGGAAAACTGAAATGACTGACTTGCCACCACCTACACCATTGTAAAGATGTACATACTGTgaacaaatttcatttaaatcatggCTTTAATTGATACACAAAGAACCACCGCTTACCGGAGCGATACCAATGACGGACCAACGTTAACTGGGCGACGCCTGAGGCAACTCTAAAACGGCATACAAAAGCACATATtttgaacaaacacatttcaactcttatggtaaatattatataaagaacaGCACCTACCGGAAAGATTAATTTACTCTGTCAGGCAGAAAAAATAGGCGACGTCTGACCTGAGGCAACAATAAGCCCAGGCGGGAAAATTTAACTGACTAACTTGCCGCCACCTATGTTGTACAAAAGTGCATATTGTGAATAAACTTCATTTAAATCATATTGTGAATTGATACACATAGAACTACACTTACCAGAGCGACCACAATGAGGGAATAAACAGAGGCCGCTTAAGGTGACTCGAAAATGAAACAGGAGAAAATAAAATGgcgttgtttaaaaaaacattcgAACTGCGCATGCTCATAAGCCTTTGTTGGCAATACTAATAACCAACTTAAAGTTGTTAGTTGTTCTAACTTGACATATTAATTTGGTGTAACAAATTGACCTAAATTCCTATTCAACTTACATTTCTGTGTTAtctaaacttttttaatgttaaattgttgaattaactttaaaaactgagtttgcaaaacaaaatgtaagttggattttttacagtgcactgcAAGCCTGTGAACAGTGATttgcaatcaaaaacaacagttTATTAAACAGCTGCAAAACAGATTGACTGTGCAGAACCAATCTGTATGTGTACAAAAACAAACTGTAGCAAGTGTGTAAATGACTTGTTGTGTATGACTGTCCATCACTGTCCAGCGAATGCTCAATATGTCTCTTCTCATggatgtgtgtctgtctgtgattCAGGTGTCACACCTGCATGTGTCCTTCTGTCGTCTGATTGGTTCATCATGTTGGTTTGTCTTCACCTGTCATCAGTCAAACAGCCTGACATCGTTAAACCCGTCCAGACCTGAGACTGTGCTGTGCTCTCACACCTCTCGTTTGATTGTTCTGTCTCGTTTCTCCTTCTCACCTAGAGAACTCTGAGcaacttttctttttcacacaaattGGCTTCCAGTAAACGAATTCGTCTGTCTTGGAAACAATCTCTACATGAGAAGTCTGGCGAGCCCTTGGTGTTCTGCCATCTGATCGCTGTCGTGTCATTACAAACTACATATACACACTCTAGCAATGAAGAATAATAATTACTGTGACCTTAAAATCTCAGGTCCCTCATCTTTCTCCAGCCATCTGTGGCGTGGAACACGTCAGCTTCTCTGACGATAATACGACTCTTATTTTCAATCAGTAAGATGGCATAAGGAGAATCTAAGTGGTCCCAGGACAGAGCCCTGTAATAAAACACACACGGAGGTCCACAGACCACAGGAATCCACCGTTCTTCCATCGAGCGAATCAATCTGTCTGTGCTTTGATAGGCCAGCGGGGAGAACATGACATTTTGCGAAGCAATTGTTTTGTGGTTATGGCTGCACGATGTGTTTACTAATTTCAGGAGAATGAGAAGAAGTCGTCTCTTAAAAGCCCTTCAGACGCTCACAGCACCAGATGAAGATACTCCATGCTTTTCTCTGTGCACTCATTTTCCCTTGTTTGATTCTCTTGGAGCTCTCTAGACGTTTTTACATACGTttaatgacctttgacctcatattagtatagaaaaataataaaatgtgaccatTAACTGCCATCAGAGGACATTTAATATTAACTAATAGCTATCACTATACCTTCCCAGTTGATTGATTGCATTAAGAATTGcctgcatttttgttttacaagttttctgaaaagtttgaatatgcaaatgaggcattatctaATCAAACGAGGTAATTATCATACATTTCCAGCACAAAAATCTGAACATTCGATGAAGTCACGTTCAGATTCTTGTTTGATTTCATTGACATATTTAAGGTTTTTCCAGACGGGATTCTGGATTTCTCTTTTTgctcactccataaatcagaaaatactttcAGCGGAGAGAAAAAAGCACAATTTCACCATGTTTCTAGGAGTAAAATGCTGTATaagtcagtgtgaatgaaatatgtgCAAACCTACAGAAtaaagagaggaataaaactgtaaggtttggtgaacataagagaaaaacactttaaagaTGCAGACGCACATAGATAAAGTGCAATTCAATAAACACTTAAGTGTTAAGATGCTTTCTTTGTATTAGAGACATGAAATGGAAACACAATAGCCCTCGAAACTGACAAATGAATGAAGAATTGTTTAGTTTTTCCTGCATTGCCAGAGATGTGACTGCATTCATGTGTGTTCAAACTAATATGATTTTATCTGTAAATAAATGCACGGGAGGAAAGTCATAAATGAGCTGAGTAAAGCTCTGTGTAAGTGGAAAAAGGTGAATGTCCCGTGGGTCTGGCCTCTGCTCAGCTGCCGGTAATACTGTAATCCACTGTGTAATTCATTAGTGATGCATCAAAGACAAAACCCTGGAAACACAGTCAGCGGTGGAAGCAGTGCGTCAGCGGTTAGATGAATCTACATGTTACTCTAATCTTGATCTCAAAGTGATTTGTGCCAGTGGtcaaaacatcatcatcatcatctgagtCTGAAACAGGTGCGTGTGTTATTTCACTCTCTGATGTCCAGCGAGGCTGTGATGGTTATATTTAGTCTCAGTGATTTCCTTTGCACCTTTTTCTCTTCCCATTACATAAATGCAGGACACAGACAAACGATGCACCTTTATATTTAGACACCGAACCCCCTAAAATTGAGCAGAGCAGTAAACAGAATCAAAAACAGAGGCGTCATGTTCTCTTGAAAAGCAGAAAGTTACACGAAAAACATGTCAAGACATTTTTGTTGCAGTAGTTTTGGTCCTTACATGTAAAATATTACTGCTGGTTTAATCTAAAATGGATAACCTCTCTGTGTTAGAAGTTCACTGATACTAATTTAGTTTATGCAAAGAAAGAGAttgaaacacaaaatataatgttatCTGAACAACTTTAATGAACTTCAGTTGATTGGACGAGAAAAAAGTGAAATCATGATTAAgcaaaatatttacagtatacagtatggAGATTTTAAACCCCAAAGTTTTGTATTTGAACTGATTAATAAAGACATTGTGTGAAAAATAGTTAACAAACAGTAATGTTAGCAAAACGTTCAGTCAAAGTTAACAAGAAAACCTCTTTGTTCATACATCGTTCATGGAATGTTTCGGAAACATTTTAGTTGGACGTTCATGTAacgttttttaaatgttgctactTGTTTCAGAACTTTCAAAAGTAACATTGTTTGCTGAATGATGTAATGGAATGTTCCaataacattcaaatgtaacCAAGAAAAAAGGCTGCAGGTAACAAATACACTCTGGgaactttgttttgaactgtttctAGAAATCATGAGTAGCTATAATGATATTTAAAGCTGACATAACACAGTCTCTGTCAATCTTCTTTAGTCTTTAGTTTGATCAGATTAATAAGAGACAGATACAGCTGTAGCTCCTCTCTAGAGTCTAGAATGTGTTTGCTCCGAGATGCCCATACAAGGAGTTCCGTCACTGATGACGTCAGACAGGATCGCACTCAAAAGAACACTTACACACACTTATTATTTACGTTATTTGACgttaaaatgtccagttttcttgtCATGATTATAACGTTATTTAAAGGTGACAAAAACATACTCATCAAGAACAAAAATCATCATACTGACATTCCGAGAAGATTTACTTTTATTAGAACATCTAATAAAGTCTAAGACATATTAATAAAGTTAGCTGCACTTTAGGAATGAGTTGCCCGGACATTTCTATAACGTTAGTGGAAGATGAGCAAACACTCAGACAGATGGAATGACGTAATGAGGACGTCTCTGGGATGTGCAGCTATAACAGCCCCAGCGCTGTGCTGTGACGTCACGTCGAGTCCTCATTAAGGGGGCGGAACCCCTCAGGAGGCGCTTTCGGTGTTGATTGGTCAGCCGCTCTGAGAGGCTCCACCCCTCCCGCATCAGCACCAGGTCAGTTCACTAGTTCACTAGTTCCAGCGGAGCTCACTAACTAGTCCGAGACATGGGCAGCGCGAGCACGAGCGGGAGCGGGAGCGCGTGTCCGCGGAACTTTGCGCTCTTCTGCTCGGTGGTTTGTTTGATGAGCAGCTTCTTCTCGTCTGTTGGTGAGTGTCCCACCTGCAGCACTTTCACATCACTCACAGGAGTAAGAGATGCAGGTCCAGTTAGTGCATCAGCTTTACTAGTGATGCTCCAGTTAGAACGCAGGCTATAGTACAGGATATCTGTTCgagaatatcaataattaatccCTGAAACAAGTCGAAGTGTCTGTATCCAAATCTAGTTTCTCTTGAATTTTGATcaaattctatttttaaaaagattaatttaaGGTGGTTTTCAATTTATGATGAATTTTTATGGTGATTTTGGTTTTGGAGAGGGATATACCTGAGTCTATATATATGTTATAGTGAATATGAGCCAATAAattagtaagtaaataaataattgagtTTGTATTTATGATTACAGAAAGCTATCCAAATCCACTGACAGATTGTGATGGTTATGGAGCTTATATTCAGGTATGAGAAGACTTTTTTTGGcttctttattgttttattattgtctatctatttatctatccatacactgatgataaaatatttagaatgattcactgtgttcaacactgataataatcagaaatgtttcttgagcagtaaattttcatgtgacactgaagactggagcatcacagaaatacattacaatttaacagagattcacacagaaaacagctgatttacactagaataatatttcacaattttttctgtgtttttgatcaaataaatgcagtcttgctgtgcagaagagactttcattaaagaatcctaatAATGACCACCAGTGTATGTCACATAGTGTGTgtgttcggtgtgtgtgtgtctgtgtgtgtgtgtgactctctctgtgtgtgtgtgtgtgtgtgtgtgtgtgtgtgtgtgtgtgtgtgtgtgtgtgtgtgttgcagggcTCGGCTCTGTTGAACACTCTGTGTGGAGCGCGCTGGAGGAGTCAGGAGCAGGTGAGTGATGTTCACACGCGTGTGTGCTGTATGTTCACTCATCTCGAGCCCGTCTCAATCCTCTCACGTGTGTTTCTTCAGGAGCAGATCCAGAATGTCTTCAAGAGGGTAAGATGTCTCACACACATCAGATCGATCAGACACACGGCTCTCTGACCGTCTCTTCTGCTCCTCAGTTTCTCTTCCACTATTCTAAAGCACACGACTCCGTGGGATCCGTCGAGAGAGAGGTATGATGAAGATCTCATCTACTGCATTCTGTCTCTTCACGCATGTtccctgatgtgtgtgtgtgtgtgtgtgattccagTCTCACTCGGTTCATCCGCTCATGCGTCTCTCACCGAAGCTCTCTCTGCGCAGGAAGAAACAGCAGGTGTGTGTGAAAgcctctctctgtgtttctgtctctctccctctctctctctctctctatctccctctTTCTGTTATTGATCAGAAGATATGAAAGCATCTTAAAACTAATTCTGCTGATGTGCAAAATATTGTGCTGGGTTAAAATGATCAATATAAGCTTTCCATCACATTCAGTTTTTCACAAAATAAGAACGAggattttatttaatgatttgcaTGAATCTGCTTTAATGCActtctcaaaatattaaaatcaggGAAATGTAAAAAACTTCAGTTTTTGccacaaaaatatgttttccaAATACATCATGTAACGTACAATCTGCAGAGGAGAGGAAAAATG encodes the following:
- the nms gene encoding neuromedin-U translates to MGSASTSGSGSACPRNFALFCSVVCLMSSFFSSVESYPNPLTDCDGYGAYIQGSALLNTLCGARWRSQEQEQIQNVFKRFLFHYSKAHDSVGSVERESHSVHPLMRLSPKLSLRRKKQQTSPGTLWDSVTPEAR